GCCCGCAACGTCCTGGTCGACGAGATCCAGAAGGTTCCCGCGCTTCTCGACGAAGTGCAGGCGCTGTATGACGCCTCGCCATCGCGCTGGCAGTTCTTCCTGACGGGAAGCTCGGCGCGCCGACTCAAATCTCACTCCGCGAATCTGCTCCCCGGCCGCAGCCATCTGTATCGCCTCTTCCCGGTCAGTGCCTGGGAGCTGGCGCGCGAGGACGACCGCCCGGCACTCGCTCTGTCCGCGGGCTCGAGCGCTGGCCCCGCGCCGGAATTCCCGACGCGCTCGCTGGCGCGCACGCTGCAGCTCGGCTGCCTCCCCGGAGTCCGGGCGGAGCGTCCGGAGACCGCAAAGGCCACGCTCGCCGCGTACGTCGAGCACTACCTAGAGGAAGAGATCCGCCGCGAGGCGCTGGTGCGCGACGTCGGGCCCTTCATCGTGTTCCTCCGCCTGGCCGCGATCGAGTCCGGCGGGCAGATCAACCTGGCGCGCCTCTCGCAGGAGAGCGGCATCCCCGCCAGCACGCTCAAGAACTTCTACCAGGTCCTGGTCGACACGTTCGTTGGCTACTGGATCCCTGCCTACTCCCGCCGCTCGCGCAAGCGCCTGCTCACCGCGCCCCGCTTCTATTTCTTCGACGTCGGCGTGCGAAATGCCGCGGCGGAGCTGCCGCAGTCCGGCCCGATCGCCGCCGAGCTCGCGGGTCCGCTTCTCGAGCAGTGGGTGGCGCAAGAGCTGGTCGCGCGCGCCGCTTACCTGGGCCGGGGCCAGCGCGTGAGTTTCTGGCGCACCACCTACGGCGTCGAAGTCGACTTCGTGTGGGAGACCCCGCGCGGAGACATCCCCATCGAGGTCAAGTGGACCGAGCGCCCGCGTCCAGGCGACGCGCGCCACCTCGAGATCTTCCTCGACGAGTTCCCCTCGCGCGCCCGCCGTGGCCTGATCGTCTGCCGCTGCGAGCGCGCGCAGCAGCTCACCGACCGCGTCCGCGCGATTCCGTGGCACGACCTGTGAGGGTTCCGCGCCGCGCACGGCGGCCCGCGCGTCAGACCTCGGCGAACAGGAACTCCAGATCATCACGCGAAAGGCTGCGGGCGAACGCCTCGTCTCCGAGCACGTCGCGCACGATCGCCTGCTTGCGCTCCTGCAGCTCGAGCACCTTCTCTTCGATCGTCCCGCGCGCGACCACAAGGTACGCGACGACCGTGCGCGTCTGGCCGATCCGGTGCGTTCGGTCGATCGCCTGCGCCTCGACCGCTGGATTCCACCACGGGTCGAGCAGCACCACGTAGCTCGCGCTGGCCAGGTTGAGGCCGCTCCCACCGGCTTTGAGCGAGATCAGGAAGGCGCACGGCGAGGGATCGTCCGTGAACTCCGCGACGACCTTCTCGCGCTTCACCGTCGCGCCGGTGAGCAGGTGCGAGCGGATGCCCTGGAGCGTGAGCTCGCGGCGCACAAGCTCCAGAAAGCGCACGAACTGCGAGAACACGAGCACCTTGTGGCCCTCCGCGACGAGCGGCTCGATCAGCTCGACCAGCGCCTCGAGCTTGCCGCTGCGCTGTGCGCTGCCGCCGCCGGCCAGCGCGGGGTGGCAGCAGATTTGTCGAAGGCGAAGCAGCGCGGCGAGCACCGCGATGCGCTTGCGCGCGTTCGCCTGCGCCGACGTCGCCCGGGCCCCGGCGATCGCCCTCGCGCGCGCGAGCTCGAGCGCGTAGCGCTTGCGCTGCTCGCCCGACAGCTCGCAGTCGCGCCGCTCCTCGATCCGCGCCGGCAGCTCCGGCGCGACCTCCTGCTTCAGCCTGCGCAGCAGAACCGGTCGCAGGCGGGCGGCCAGCAGGGCGCGCGAGCGCGGCGCGGATTCGTCGCGCTCGAAGCGCGCCACGAAGGACTTGCGCGTGCCCAGGTAGCCCGGGTTCGCGAACTGCATCAAGCTCCAAAGGTCGAGCGGTCGGTTCTCGAGTGGAGTGCCGGTCATCACCAGCCGGTGTCGCGCTTCGAGCTCGCGAACCGCGCGCGACACTCCCGAGTCGGGGTTCTTCACGAACTGACCCTCGTCGAGGATCGCGGCGTGAAGCGGCACGCCGCGCCAGGCTTCGATGTCGCGGCGCAGCAGCGAGTAGCTCGTGATCGCCAGGTCGCAGCGCTCGAGGGATCCGAGCCGCGCGGCACGCTCGGCTCCGCGCTCGAGCGCGAGCACGCGCAGCCCGGGCGCGAAGCGCTCGGCCTCGCGCAGCCAGTTGTGCGCGACCGAGGTCGGACACACGACCAGGCTCGGGCCTGCGGACGGCTCCAGCTCGCGCAGGTGCAGCAGCCACGCGAGCGCCTGGAGCGTCTTGCCCAGCCCCATGTCGTCCGCGAGCAGCGCGCCCATGCCGAGCGAGGAGACGTACGCGAGAAAGTCGACGCCCGAGCGTTGGTACGGCCGGAGCTTGCCGCGCAGGCCCGCGGGTCTCTTCACGCGCGGAACCCCCGCAAAGCGAGCCACGCGCTGCCGGAGCGCGCGCGCGTGCTCGGCGGCGGCGGGATCCACCGCGAGCCGCTGCAGGAGATCGAGGCTGCCCTCGCTCGCGCCGGCGAGCGCAAGCGCCCCGACGCGGCGCGGCCCCGCACCGGGCTCGACGCCCAGCTCGGCCAGCGCAGCGAGCAGCGCCTCCTGTTCCTCGCCCGCCGCGCGCCGCACCCAACCCGAGCGCAGGCGGACGAAGCGCTCGGTCGACGCCAGCAGCTGCGCGCGCTCCCCGTCGCTGAGCGCCGCAGCCTCGTCCTCCCAGGCGACGTCGATCTCGAAGAAATCGATTCCCGAAGGGGCGAGCGACGCTCGCACCCGGCGCGCCGCATCCGGCTCGAGCAGGCGCCGGACTCGCGGCGACGCCAGAACCGTGACCTCGCCGCGCGATTCCGCGACGGCGTCGGCCAGCTGCGCGAGCACC
This Deltaproteobacteria bacterium DNA region includes the following protein-coding sequences:
- a CDS encoding ATP-binding protein, whose translation is MCMFHRRWIEAALRGRVSASKVRILLGARQTGKTALLAKLLAGPGTHVVNLQDTGLRRRFEADPAAFAREVRALPRGARNVLVDEIQKVPALLDEVQALYDASPSRWQFFLTGSSARRLKSHSANLLPGRSHLYRLFPVSAWELAREDDRPALALSAGSSAGPAPEFPTRSLARTLQLGCLPGVRAERPETAKATLAAYVEHYLEEEIRREALVRDVGPFIVFLRLAAIESGGQINLARLSQESGIPASTLKNFYQVLVDTFVGYWIPAYSRRSRKRLLTAPRFYFFDVGVRNAAAELPQSGPIAAELAGPLLEQWVAQELVARAAYLGRGQRVSFWRTTYGVEVDFVWETPRGDIPIEVKWTERPRPGDARHLEIFLDEFPSRARRGLIVCRCERAQQLTDRVRAIPWHDL